Proteins encoded within one genomic window of Candidatus Berkiella cookevillensis:
- a CDS encoding tryptophan--tRNA ligase, producing MESNPSSDVKVFRRVVSGMRSTGALHLGHYHGVLKNWIKLQHEYECYFFVADWHALTTHYDEPENIENHVWEMLIDWLACGLNPGSCSLFIQSRIPEHAELHLLLSMITPLGWLERVPTYKDQQEKLKERDLATYGFLGYPLLQSADILAYKAGYVPVGEDQISHLELTREVARRFNFIYGKEPGYKEKILAAIQKMGAKNADLYNEAKKQYQESGNENALDRGRALVMAQNNLSLGDQERLYGYLEGSGRIILPEPEALLTQNSKFPGLDGQKMSKSYGNTIAIREDAESITKKIKTMPTDPARIRRSDPGTPEKCPVWSFHKVYSNQETQAWVQEGCTTAGIGCLECKKAVSDVVIEEQKPILERAQQYIDNPKLIKEIVREGCESARAVAKETLEEVRDVMGLPHRDR from the coding sequence GTGGAGAGTAATCCTTCATCAGATGTAAAAGTATTTCGACGTGTTGTTTCTGGAATGCGCTCGACAGGTGCGTTGCACTTGGGGCATTATCATGGTGTACTGAAAAATTGGATTAAGCTTCAGCATGAATATGAATGTTATTTTTTTGTTGCTGATTGGCATGCACTGACAACACATTATGATGAACCTGAAAATATAGAAAACCACGTTTGGGAAATGTTAATTGATTGGCTTGCTTGCGGATTAAATCCAGGTTCTTGTAGTTTATTTATTCAGTCACGCATTCCTGAACATGCAGAATTACATTTATTATTATCGATGATCACACCTTTAGGTTGGTTAGAACGCGTTCCCACATATAAAGATCAACAAGAAAAATTAAAAGAAAGAGATTTAGCAACCTATGGTTTCTTAGGTTATCCCTTATTACAAAGTGCAGATATTCTGGCCTATAAAGCGGGCTATGTGCCGGTTGGCGAAGATCAGATTTCTCATTTAGAACTGACGAGAGAAGTCGCACGAAGATTTAATTTTATTTATGGTAAAGAGCCTGGATATAAAGAAAAAATCTTAGCAGCGATTCAAAAAATGGGTGCTAAGAATGCTGATCTTTATAATGAGGCTAAAAAACAATACCAAGAATCTGGCAATGAAAATGCATTAGATCGTGGGCGTGCGCTTGTGATGGCACAAAATAACTTAAGTTTAGGTGATCAGGAAAGATTGTATGGTTACCTAGAGGGATCAGGGAGAATCATTTTACCTGAGCCAGAAGCATTATTGACGCAAAACTCGAAATTTCCAGGATTAGATGGACAAAAGATGTCAAAATCTTATGGAAATACCATTGCCATTAGAGAAGACGCAGAAAGTATCACTAAGAAAATTAAGACGATGCCAACGGATCCTGCGCGAATACGTCGCAGTGATCCAGGAACACCTGAAAAATGCCCTGTTTGGTCATTTCATAAAGTTTATTCAAACCAAGAAACACAAGCGTGGGTTCAAGAGGGGTGTACAACCGCAGGCATTGGCTGCTTAGAGTGTAAAAAGGCAGTTTCCGATGTTGTCATAGAAGAGCAAAAGCCCATCTTAGAGCGTGCTCAACAATATATTGATAATCCTAAGCTGATTAAAGAAATTGTTCGAGAAGGTTGTGAATCTGCTAGAGCGGTTGCGAAGGAAACGCTTGAAGAAGTAAGAGACGTGATGGGGTTACCACATCGTGACCGATGA
- a CDS encoding segregation/condensation protein A: protein MTDETINQDMIEGTNEEAHEDTIVLEAPVSGEASLPAETLETIAEENKRIARFQDKSFLELPHDLYIPPDALEVILEAFEGPLDLLLYLIRKHNLDILNIPIAEITRQYMDYIHLMEEMRLELAAEYLVMAATLAEIKSRMLLPRAPEESEQEEEDPRAKLIRQLQEYERFKKAAEDLEQLPRLNREIFTVNVAPPEVDTPAPKPLFDIQSLVGVFIDILQRSDMTSNYSVAKEVLSVREKMSLILEKLGQVESMSFVECFDIAEGRLGIVVSFLAILELSKLFLIEIIQTTEFGTIHLKVIANE from the coding sequence GTGACCGATGAAACAATAAATCAGGATATGATAGAAGGGACAAATGAAGAGGCACATGAAGACACCATTGTGCTAGAAGCGCCCGTGTCTGGAGAAGCATCTCTTCCTGCAGAAACTTTAGAGACGATAGCTGAAGAAAATAAGCGTATCGCAAGGTTTCAAGACAAGTCTTTTTTAGAATTGCCACACGATCTTTATATTCCTCCAGATGCATTAGAGGTTATTCTGGAGGCATTTGAAGGACCTTTGGATTTATTATTATACCTTATCCGCAAACATAACCTGGATATTCTGAACATTCCAATCGCTGAAATTACGCGACAATACATGGACTATATCCATTTGATGGAAGAAATGCGCTTAGAATTAGCGGCTGAATATTTAGTGATGGCTGCTACTTTAGCAGAAATAAAATCAAGAATGCTGTTACCACGTGCGCCTGAGGAAAGTGAGCAAGAAGAAGAGGATCCACGTGCTAAGTTAATACGCCAATTACAAGAATATGAAAGATTTAAAAAAGCAGCTGAAGATCTTGAACAATTACCACGTTTGAACCGAGAAATCTTTACGGTTAATGTGGCACCACCTGAAGTTGATACACCAGCACCTAAGCCCTTATTTGATATTCAGTCATTGGTTGGTGTTTTCATAGATATTTTACAACGCTCGGATATGACTTCTAATTATTCTGTTGCCAAGGAAGTATTATCTGTTCGTGAAAAAATGAGTTTAATTTTAGAGAAATTGGGCCAAGTAGAGTCAATGAGTTTTGTTGAATGCTTTGATATTGCGGAAGGGCGTTTAGGTATTGTTGTGAGCTTTTTAGCAATATTAGAATTATCTAAGTTATTTCTCATTGAAATTATTCAAACCACAGAATTTGGCACTATACACCTAAAGGTGATTGCGAATGAGTAA
- the scpB gene encoding SMC-Scp complex subunit ScpB, giving the protein MSKEKKTKPQSTVEHEEAVQVTAKSNARSKAKSKAKSPLLANDKEKHSAKRKAKAVEVDVVDTTDSIESENISEKLNLQLKSKRKKKEPASVSERVHAEVLDETLDEDTVLEIPLSSEEFEEMQIDAEMEAKIPVGIIEQSEEEFFENTTHSSHSNDSLINQVEALIFSSAVPLTVDKIMKSLDDTNATIGDVRAVIDTLKTHYEHRGIHLVEVASGWRFQVALSCAPTIVKTLAEKPSRLSRALLETLALVAYRQPITRAEIESIRGVVVSTQMVKTLLDHEWIRVVGHKDVPGKPALYATTKTFLDDMGLKKLDELPPLSEIKSMIPQEPVKTESQPQSLEEISQLMASAQLIDDPEESTDPEVAALEMLEQENIVQNQESAALSDIDRLENLDEFSDLLAMDTAEPTEAHAEESVSAVEFEQDSLDALVDELRDTELSKKEIQKQNDEIWTETTELLEEDNNVSDLLPSQTSLIDDMNEEVAPDEEHN; this is encoded by the coding sequence ATGAGTAAAGAGAAAAAAACCAAACCTCAGTCTACAGTAGAGCATGAGGAGGCAGTGCAAGTAACTGCTAAGTCAAATGCTAGATCAAAAGCAAAATCAAAAGCCAAAAGCCCATTGTTAGCCAATGATAAAGAAAAGCATTCTGCTAAACGCAAGGCAAAGGCTGTTGAAGTCGATGTGGTTGATACGACAGATAGTATAGAATCAGAAAACATTAGTGAAAAATTAAATTTACAGCTTAAATCCAAGCGGAAGAAAAAAGAGCCAGCCTCAGTTTCAGAACGAGTGCATGCTGAGGTATTGGATGAGACATTAGATGAGGACACTGTCTTAGAGATACCGCTTTCTTCTGAAGAATTTGAAGAGATGCAGATAGACGCGGAAATGGAAGCTAAGATTCCTGTCGGCATCATTGAGCAATCGGAAGAGGAATTTTTTGAGAATACAACGCACTCTAGTCACTCAAATGATAGCTTGATTAATCAAGTTGAGGCACTCATTTTCTCCTCTGCTGTGCCTTTGACTGTTGATAAAATTATGAAATCACTCGATGATACTAATGCGACGATTGGTGATGTGCGCGCAGTGATAGATACACTCAAAACACATTATGAGCATAGAGGTATTCATTTGGTTGAAGTAGCTTCCGGGTGGCGTTTTCAAGTAGCACTTTCTTGTGCGCCCACCATTGTTAAAACATTAGCAGAAAAACCAAGTCGACTATCAAGAGCGCTTTTAGAAACTTTAGCTCTAGTTGCTTATCGTCAACCCATTACCCGAGCAGAGATTGAATCTATTCGAGGTGTCGTTGTGAGTACGCAAATGGTGAAGACGTTGCTCGATCATGAATGGATAAGAGTTGTGGGGCATAAAGATGTGCCTGGCAAACCTGCTCTCTATGCAACGACAAAAACATTTTTAGATGATATGGGTCTAAAAAAATTAGATGAGTTACCACCCTTATCAGAAATTAAATCGATGATACCGCAGGAACCTGTTAAAACAGAATCACAGCCACAAAGTTTAGAAGAAATTTCACAGTTAATGGCCAGTGCGCAGCTTATCGATGATCCAGAAGAATCTACGGATCCTGAAGTTGCAGCGCTAGAAATGCTTGAGCAAGAAAATATAGTGCAAAATCAAGAATCCGCAGCTTTATCAGATATTGATAGGCTAGAGAATCTTGATGAATTTTCTGATTTATTGGCAATGGATACAGCAGAGCCAACCGAAGCACATGCTGAAGAATCTGTGAGTGCTGTAGAATTTGAACAAGACAGCTTAGATGCTTTAGTAGATGAATTACGAGATACGGAACTCTCTAAAAAAGAAATACAAAAGCAAAATGATGAAATATGGACCGAAACCACAGAGTTGTTAGAAGAGGATAATAATGTTTCTGATCTTCTGCCATCTCAGACATCCTTAATTGATGACATGAACGAAGAAGTAGCACCTGATGAAGAACACAACTAA
- a CDS encoding BolA family protein, which yields MNTETLTRVQIIEQKIKQALNPQSIEIIDDSSQHIGHAGAERGAGHYTVIVIATQFEALSKVKRHQLVYATIQDMIPNEIHAIQIKALAPSEV from the coding sequence ATGAATACTGAAACACTGACACGCGTACAAATCATAGAACAGAAAATCAAACAGGCACTCAATCCACAATCCATTGAAATTATTGATGATAGCTCACAGCACATTGGTCATGCAGGCGCAGAACGTGGCGCAGGTCATTACACAGTGATTGTTATTGCTACTCAATTTGAAGCACTCTCAAAAGTCAAAAGGCACCAGCTGGTTTATGCGACAATACAAGATATGATCCCTAATGAGATACACGCCATCCAAATCAAAGCACTTGCACCGAGTGAAGTTTAA
- a CDS encoding pseudouridine synthase, with protein MKNTTKIQDPKIHAYLAQCGLGSRRQIEKWILEKRVLVNGKLCVIGQRVSSKDKILVDGKKVAALKERDETPVVIAYHKQVGEICTRAQSELPTVFERLPEVNGRWISVGRLDVNTSGLLLFTNNGTLANRLMHPKYEVERKYHVRVHGKLNQAILNQFLTGIMLDGDFLKFDSIQPLKSLITEVANQWFIVTLRQGKYREIRRLFESQDCQVSRLMRVQYGNISLPRSLRQGQYQYLSQTQIEGLVGT; from the coding sequence ATGAAGAACACAACTAAAATTCAAGATCCTAAAATACATGCTTATTTGGCACAATGTGGTTTAGGATCACGTAGACAAATTGAGAAATGGATTTTAGAAAAGCGCGTTTTGGTAAATGGCAAGCTCTGTGTTATTGGGCAACGCGTATCATCCAAAGATAAAATATTAGTAGATGGCAAAAAAGTTGCTGCATTAAAAGAGAGAGATGAAACACCTGTTGTGATTGCTTATCACAAACAAGTGGGAGAGATTTGTACTCGAGCACAAAGTGAATTACCTACGGTATTTGAGCGCTTACCAGAGGTAAATGGTCGTTGGATCAGTGTGGGGCGATTAGATGTGAATACCAGTGGTTTGTTGTTGTTTACAAATAACGGCACTTTAGCTAATCGTTTGATGCATCCCAAGTATGAGGTTGAACGAAAATATCATGTGAGAGTGCATGGTAAATTGAATCAAGCCATACTCAATCAATTTCTTACAGGCATCATGCTTGATGGTGATTTTTTGAAGTTTGACAGTATTCAACCCCTCAAATCATTGATTACAGAGGTTGCCAATCAGTGGTTTATTGTAACTTTAAGGCAAGGTAAGTATAGAGAAATTCGTAGGCTGTTTGAAAGCCAAGATTGTCAAGTATCACGTTTGATGCGTGTTCAATATGGTAATATTTCTTTGCCAAGAAGTTTGCGTCAGGGGCAATATCAATATTTGAGCCAAACACAGATAGAAGGATTGGTCGGTACGTGA
- a CDS encoding septation protein A: MKLFFDMLPILLFFIAYKTYDIYVATVTAIVCVVAQILFFFVQGKKPETMHWVTLVFIVVLGGATLYLQNEVFIKWKPTAVYWILGLLFFFSRYIGQKTLVERMLDKNISLPKPVWHKLNLSWYTFFFIMGALNIVVLYNFDTNTWVNFKLFGTLGLTLVFVIIQGVILARFMPNKQENGSH; this comes from the coding sequence ATGAAATTATTTTTTGACATGCTGCCGATTCTTTTATTTTTTATTGCTTATAAAACATATGACATATACGTGGCAACGGTAACGGCTATTGTCTGTGTTGTTGCACAGATCCTCTTTTTCTTCGTACAGGGTAAAAAGCCCGAAACGATGCATTGGGTGACATTGGTGTTTATTGTGGTTCTAGGTGGCGCCACACTCTACCTTCAGAATGAAGTATTCATAAAATGGAAACCAACCGCTGTATACTGGATTTTAGGATTACTCTTCTTTTTTAGCCGGTATATTGGCCAAAAAACTCTGGTTGAGCGCATGCTCGATAAAAATATCAGTTTACCTAAGCCTGTTTGGCACAAATTAAACCTAAGCTGGTATACTTTCTTTTTTATCATGGGCGCTTTAAACATCGTCGTACTTTATAACTTTGATACCAACACTTGGGTTAACTTTAAGTTATTTGGTACGCTTGGGTTAACCCTCGTTTTTGTTATTATACAGGGCGTTATTTTAGCGCGCTTTATGCCTAACAAACAGGAAAATGGATCGCATTAA
- a CDS encoding L-threonylcarbamoyladenylate synthase: MTQYFTMHSENPQPRLITQAVEVLKAGKLIIYPTDSTYAFGCALSSKSALEQIRKLRGISEKHPLTLVCHTISQAAEYSVIHNEAFSFMKRCTPGPFTIILVATKMVPKLAQGIKRKVVGIRIPENQIALQLVKALGEPILSATLWLAGDEAPMCNPYDAIKGCYGKIDLILDAGIGDEIPTTVVDYTESEPILIRQGKGEF; this comes from the coding sequence ATGACACAATATTTTACCATGCATTCAGAAAACCCGCAGCCTCGATTAATTACACAGGCTGTTGAGGTATTAAAAGCTGGGAAGCTAATAATTTACCCAACTGACTCTACATATGCCTTCGGCTGTGCTTTATCGAGCAAAAGTGCATTAGAGCAGATACGCAAACTAAGAGGAATATCCGAAAAACATCCTTTAACATTAGTGTGTCATACTATATCACAGGCCGCTGAGTACTCGGTGATTCATAATGAAGCTTTTAGCTTCATGAAACGATGCACGCCAGGCCCTTTCACTATTATTTTGGTAGCTACCAAAATGGTTCCTAAGTTGGCGCAGGGCATAAAGAGAAAGGTAGTGGGAATTCGTATTCCTGAAAACCAAATAGCGCTGCAACTCGTAAAAGCCTTGGGTGAGCCTATCTTAAGCGCTACACTTTGGTTGGCAGGTGATGAGGCACCTATGTGTAATCCTTATGATGCGATTAAGGGTTGTTATGGAAAAATTGATTTAATTTTAGATGCAGGTATTGGAGATGAGATTCCAACTACAGTGGTGGATTATACTGAATCCGAACCCATACTCATTAGACAAGGCAAAGGCGAATTTTAA